A DNA window from Balneolaceae bacterium contains the following coding sequences:
- a CDS encoding RecQ family ATP-dependent DNA helicase: MSDPLDKARALMARHWGFDSFRPGQEEAVTCLLEGRDTLVLFPTGGGKSLCYQLPALARGGLTLVISPLVALMQDQVEQLEAHDIPATFVNATLPGWEVEQRLVNARNGMYRLLYLAPERLKTPLWEAEMPQLDIRMVAVDEAHCISEWGHDFRPAYREIRPALENLPEEVPWAALTATATPEVRRDILENLELRDPAVVSRGFKRPNLTWWVVADERKERQLLRSVKRGSQRGSGLVYAGTRRNCERLAETITRRLDVPARPYHAGLESGERAAIQQRWLEGELPVVVATTAFGMGIDKADCRYVIHYQPAYSLEAYYQEAGRAGRDGKEAWPILLYKPSDAELARSRIRDSYPDRGQLQKVYDALCDQLELAVGSEMEEPETLAVDALARRSGLPGRVCRSALRVLGNLGAIQLIDYLSPQIGLQFVAGRDYLHQLIGEMDNARKAGFLDTLYRQYGPEAYGRMKYLDTDYLTRKLDVDENALLKGLEVLSTHDGLLRYEARGDQPLVRLLQERVSRLPYGKKELEGHRSALLKKWDYMQGYIETDGCRERYIRTYFGEEGVETCGHCDNCLAPAKGEAGDFGEAEVRTLRRLLAAEALGLAELRRRTGWRKGRLRAALSYLMREEQVSREGERFRWTGR, translated from the coding sequence ATGAGCGATCCGCTTGACAAGGCGCGCGCCCTGATGGCGCGCCACTGGGGATTCGATTCCTTCCGGCCCGGCCAGGAGGAGGCCGTCACCTGCCTGCTGGAGGGCAGGGATACCCTGGTGCTCTTCCCTACGGGAGGCGGTAAGTCGCTCTGCTACCAGTTGCCCGCCCTGGCGCGCGGGGGACTCACCCTGGTGATCTCTCCCCTTGTGGCATTGATGCAGGACCAGGTGGAGCAGCTGGAGGCACACGACATTCCCGCCACCTTCGTCAACGCCACCCTCCCGGGCTGGGAAGTAGAGCAGCGGCTGGTCAACGCCCGCAACGGCATGTACCGGCTGCTCTATCTGGCGCCAGAGCGGCTGAAGACCCCGCTCTGGGAGGCGGAGATGCCGCAACTGGACATTCGCATGGTAGCGGTGGACGAGGCGCACTGCATATCGGAGTGGGGACACGATTTCCGGCCGGCCTACCGGGAGATTCGTCCCGCCCTGGAAAATCTGCCGGAGGAGGTGCCCTGGGCGGCGCTGACGGCCACGGCCACGCCCGAAGTACGCCGCGACATCCTGGAGAACCTGGAATTGCGCGACCCCGCCGTGGTCTCCCGCGGCTTCAAACGCCCCAACCTCACCTGGTGGGTGGTGGCTGACGAGCGGAAGGAGCGCCAGCTGCTGCGCAGCGTGAAGCGCGGCTCGCAGCGCGGTTCGGGACTGGTCTACGCGGGCACCCGGCGGAACTGTGAGCGACTGGCGGAAACCATCACCCGCCGCCTGGACGTTCCGGCGCGCCCCTACCATGCCGGACTGGAGTCCGGCGAGCGCGCCGCCATCCAGCAGCGCTGGCTTGAGGGGGAGCTCCCCGTGGTGGTGGCTACCACCGCCTTCGGCATGGGCATCGACAAGGCTGACTGCCGCTACGTGATCCACTACCAGCCGGCGTACTCCCTGGAGGCCTACTACCAGGAGGCGGGACGCGCGGGACGCGACGGGAAAGAGGCCTGGCCCATCCTGCTCTACAAACCCTCCGATGCCGAGCTGGCGCGCAGCCGCATACGCGACTCCTACCCCGACCGCGGGCAGCTGCAGAAGGTCTACGACGCACTTTGCGACCAGCTGGAGCTGGCCGTAGGCTCGGAAATGGAGGAGCCGGAAACCCTGGCGGTGGACGCCCTGGCGCGCCGCTCCGGGCTGCCCGGACGGGTCTGCCGCTCGGCCCTGCGCGTGCTGGGCAACCTGGGGGCGATCCAGCTCATCGACTATTTGTCTCCCCAGATCGGCCTGCAGTTCGTGGCGGGCCGGGACTACCTGCACCAGCTCATCGGGGAGATGGACAACGCACGCAAGGCGGGCTTCCTGGACACCCTCTACCGCCAGTACGGTCCGGAGGCCTACGGGCGCATGAAATACCTGGATACCGACTACCTGACCCGCAAGCTGGACGTGGACGAGAACGCGCTGCTCAAGGGCCTGGAGGTGCTTTCCACCCACGACGGACTGCTGCGCTACGAGGCGCGGGGCGACCAGCCCCTGGTGCGCCTGCTCCAGGAGCGGGTATCCCGGCTGCCCTATGGCAAAAAGGAGCTGGAAGGCCACCGCAGCGCCCTGCTGAAGAAATGGGACTACATGCAGGGCTACATCGAGACGGACGGCTGCCGGGAGCGCTACATTAGGACCTATTTCGGGGAGGAGGGAGTGGAGACGTGCGGGCACTGCGACAACTGCCTGGCGCCGGCTAAAGGGGAGGCCGGGGATTTCGGAGAGGCGGAGGTGCGCACCCTGCGGCGCCTGCTGGCTGCAGAAGCGCTCGGCCTGGCAGAGCTGCGCCGGCGCACGGGATGGAGAAAGGGCCGTCTGCGGGCCGCGCTCTCCTACCTGATGCGGGAGGAGCAGGTGAGCCGGGAGGGGGAGCGTTTCCGCTGGACCGGCAGGTGA
- a CDS encoding succinate dehydrogenase/fumarate reductase iron-sulfur subunit has product MAEEMTIHLKIWRQDGPDAPGELVDYTLDNVNEHMSFLEMLDVLNEQIVAEGGVPVEFDYDCREGICGSCNLMINGRAHGPKALTCSCQLHMRNYSDGDTITVEPFRARAFPVIKDLVVDRSAFDRIIEAGGYISTKTGSAPDANSIPVDKSVADTAFDYATCIGCGACVAACPNGSASLFAGAKLAHLNRLPQGKPEKRKRTVAMVEQMEEEGFGDCSNHAECEAVCPKGISISAIAEMRREYMKAFFSGEEA; this is encoded by the coding sequence ATGGCAGAAGAGATGACCATCCACCTTAAGATCTGGCGCCAGGACGGCCCCGACGCCCCCGGCGAGCTGGTCGACTACACGCTCGACAACGTCAACGAGCACATGTCCTTCCTGGAGATGCTGGACGTGCTGAACGAGCAGATCGTCGCCGAGGGCGGCGTGCCCGTGGAGTTTGACTACGACTGCCGCGAAGGCATCTGCGGCTCGTGCAATCTCATGATCAACGGCCGGGCGCACGGTCCCAAGGCGCTCACCTGCTCCTGCCAGCTGCACATGCGCAACTACAGTGACGGCGACACCATCACCGTGGAGCCCTTCCGCGCCCGCGCTTTTCCCGTCATCAAGGACCTGGTGGTTGATCGCAGCGCCTTTGACCGCATTATCGAGGCCGGCGGCTACATCTCCACCAAAACCGGCTCGGCGCCCGACGCCAATTCCATTCCGGTGGACAAGTCGGTGGCCGACACCGCCTTCGACTACGCCACCTGCATAGGCTGCGGCGCCTGCGTGGCGGCCTGTCCCAACGGCTCGGCCTCGCTGTTTGCCGGCGCCAAACTGGCCCACCTCAACCGCCTGCCGCAAGGCAAGCCCGAAAAAAGGAAGCGTACCGTGGCCATGGTCGAGCAGATGGAGGAGGAGGGTTTCGGCGACTGCTCCAACCACGCCGAGTGCGAGGCCGTCTGTCCGAAGGGCATCTCCATTTCCGCCATTGCCGAGATGCGCCGGGAGTATATGAAAGCGTTCTTCTCGGGGGAAGAGGCCTGA
- a CDS encoding aminotransferase class V-fold PLP-dependent enzyme: MKKSRRAFLQDAAMGAAALIAGIRSETRDAIESLAPGREMGRADFPELRKQYMLSEDITYLNHASIGTIPRPVHEAREKYLEVCESNPWRYMWSGEWDEPREEVRAKAADYLNASADDIAFTHNTTEVFNLLAHGLDLGDGDEVLYSSLNHAGASICFEKFGPEYGYSVNSFEIPFGEAGALDRQELLDRYDRHITSSTRLLVLPHIDNTVGLRHPLADFSRLARDRGVDYVAVDAAQTVGMIPIDLEEAGVDVLATSAHKWLQAPKGISLAYFSPRIRQELKPMWVTWGQNREAWQGTARLYEDYGTRNLPELLTLGHAIDFQNKIDRGEREAYLKELHEFARGQADAWLDTGWKSPVDWEMGGSLYAVEIRSKPANAFHRELWVNNAMVFRPFEAENFNCVRLSPNILTSKEEVERFFELTGRA; encoded by the coding sequence ATGAAGAAAAGCCGACGAGCCTTCCTGCAGGACGCCGCCATGGGCGCCGCCGCGCTTATCGCCGGTATCCGCAGCGAAACGCGCGATGCCATTGAATCGCTGGCGCCGGGCCGGGAAATGGGACGCGCCGACTTTCCCGAGCTGCGCAAGCAGTACATGCTGTCAGAGGACATCACCTACCTGAACCACGCCTCCATCGGCACCATCCCCCGCCCCGTGCACGAGGCGCGGGAAAAGTACCTGGAGGTCTGCGAGTCCAACCCCTGGCGCTACATGTGGAGCGGGGAGTGGGACGAGCCCCGGGAGGAGGTGCGCGCCAAAGCGGCCGATTACCTGAACGCCTCGGCCGACGACATTGCCTTTACCCACAATACCACCGAGGTGTTCAACTTGCTGGCCCACGGGCTGGATCTGGGCGACGGTGACGAGGTGCTCTACAGCAGCCTGAACCATGCGGGCGCCAGCATCTGCTTCGAGAAATTCGGCCCCGAATACGGCTACTCGGTAAATTCCTTCGAGATTCCCTTCGGGGAGGCTGGCGCACTGGACCGCCAGGAGCTGCTGGACCGCTACGACCGCCACATCACCTCCTCCACCCGCCTGCTGGTACTTCCACACATCGACAACACCGTCGGCCTGCGCCACCCGCTGGCCGACTTCAGCCGGCTGGCGCGCGACCGCGGAGTGGACTATGTGGCGGTGGACGCCGCGCAGACCGTAGGCATGATTCCCATCGACCTGGAGGAGGCAGGCGTGGACGTGCTGGCCACCAGCGCCCACAAGTGGCTGCAGGCCCCCAAGGGCATCAGCCTGGCCTATTTCAGCCCGCGCATACGCCAGGAGCTCAAGCCCATGTGGGTGACCTGGGGACAGAACCGCGAGGCGTGGCAGGGCACGGCGCGGTTGTACGAAGACTACGGCACGCGCAATCTGCCCGAGCTGCTGACGCTGGGGCACGCCATCGACTTCCAGAACAAAATCGACCGGGGCGAGCGGGAGGCGTACCTGAAAGAGCTGCACGAATTCGCCCGCGGGCAGGCCGACGCCTGGCTGGATACCGGCTGGAAATCACCCGTCGACTGGGAGATGGGCGGTTCGCTCTACGCTGTCGAAATCCGCAGCAAGCCGGCCAACGCCTTCCACCGCGAGCTCTGGGTCAACAACGCCATGGTCTTCCGGCCCTTCGAGGCCGAAAACTTCAACTGCGTGCGCCTATCCCCCAATATTCTTACCTCAAAGGAAGAGGTGGAGCGCTTCTTTGAGCTGACAGGACGGGCCTGA